The following are encoded in a window of Ricinus communis isolate WT05 ecotype wild-type chromosome 4, ASM1957865v1, whole genome shotgun sequence genomic DNA:
- the LOC8277111 gene encoding scarecrow-like protein 8 produces the protein MASGFSGGGADFYTGIAGRSMNSNNNPSQPPYRTQLSQMFLDPASQIAHQRTTNTNLTTQSLIGKRTLADFQAHQQQNYQQQHQPNINPALLLRSVKPRMYQHTSPISTLSPIDFSGNLSPELPSLSQRYGGVPLLQQLRPHPINLGSGLPCMNTLQNHQHRGGQETQKKMMNRLQELEKQLLDDNDDEEGDAVSVITSANSNSEWSETIQNLITSSSSSIPISPSPTSSSSSTSVTTPLPNYSKHTLVEAASAIYDGKTEVASEILTRVSQVSNPRGNSEQRLMEYMSMALKSRLNSADNPPPVAELFAKEHIASTQLLYELSPCFKLGFMAANLAILQSTVDQPNSGTGFHVIDFDIGQGCQYLNLLHALSERLNGKPATVKITAVADNSAEEKERLKVVGTTLSQLAEQFGVSLHFNVVSAKLGDLSRESLGCEPEEPLAVNFAFNLYRMPDESVSTENPRDELLRRVKGLAPRVVTLVEQEMNTNTAPFMARVNEGSSYYGALFESIESTVQRDHTERVKVEEGLGRKLANSVACEGRDRVERCEVFGKWRARMGMAGFELKPVSQNIAESLKARLSSGNRVNPGFTVKEDNGGVCFGWMGKTLTVASAWR, from the coding sequence ATGGCATCTGGGTTCTCCGGCGGTGGGGCAGATTTCTACACCGGTATTGCAGGTAGATCCATGAATTCCAACAATAATCCATCTCAACCTCCATATAGAACACAACTCTCTCAAATGTTTTTAGACCCAGCCTCGCAGATCGCTCACCAACGAACCACCAACACCAATTTAACAACGCAAAGCTTAATCGGAAAGCGAACGCTTGCTGATTTTCAAGCTCACCAACAACAAAACTACCAACAGCAGCATCAGCCTAACATAAACCCAGCACTCCTTCTTCGTTCGGTAAAGCCAAGGATGTATCAACACACCTCTCCAATCTCCACTCTTTCTCCCATCGATTTCTCCGGTAACTTGTCTCCAGAATTGCCATCCTTGTCCCAGCGTTACGGTGGTGTGCCTCTTCTTCAGCAACTCAGGCCTCACCCCATCAATCTCGGGTCGGGTCTACCTTGCATGAACACGCTCCAGAATCATCAACATCGAGGAGGACAGGAGACCCAGAAAAAGATGATGAATCGATTACAGGAGCTGGAGAAGCAACTTCTTGATGATAACGATGACGAAGAAGGCGACGCAGTTTCCGTGATTACAAGCGCTAACAGCAACAGCGAGTGGTCAGAAACCATACAGAATCTCATTACTTCGTCTTCGAGTTCCATCCCGATATCTCCATCGCCTACTTCTTCTTCATCGTCAACATCGGTGACCACTCCACTTCCCAATTACTCAAAACATACATTAGTAGAGGCTGCTTCAGCCATTTACGACGGTAAAACTGAGGTTGCTAGCGAGATCTTGACGCGTGTTTCTCAGGTTTCAAACCCAAGAGGTAATTCTGAACAGAGGTTGATGGAGTACATGTCTATGGCCCTCAAATCACGCCTTAATTCTGCTGACAATCCTCCTCCAGTGGCTGAGCTGTTTGCCAAAGAACATATTGCGTCCACTCAATTGCTTTACGAGCTTTCTCCTTGTTTCAAACTTGGGTTCATGGCTGCTAATCTTGCAATTCTTCAGTCTACAGTAGACCAACCCAACAGCGGAACTGGGTTTCATGttattgattttgatattggCCAAGGATGCCAATACTTGAATCTTCTCCACGCGCTTTCTGAGCGTTTGAATGGAAAGCCGGCAACAGTCAAGATCACAGCTGTTGCGGATAATAGTgcagaagagaaagagaggctGAAGGTGGTTGGTACTACACTGAGTCAACTCGCGGAACAATTTGGAGTATCTTTACATTTCAACGTTGTCAGTGCTAAACTCGGTGATTTGAGCCGCGAGTCATTGGGCTGTGAACCTGAAGAGCCTTTGGCTGTTAATTTTGCGTTCAATTTGTATCGAATGCCAGATGAGAGCGTCTCAACTGAAAATCCCAGAGACGAATTGCTGAGGCGCGTGAAGGGGTTGGCACCGCGCGTGGTGACATTAGTGGAGCAAGAAATGAATACAAATACGGCTCCATTCATGGCGCGCGTGAACGAGGGAAGTTCGTATTACGGGGCATTATTCGAGTCAATTGAGTCGACGGTGCAGAGAGATCACACGGAGCGAGTTAAGGTAGAAGAAGGACTGGGTCGGAAACTCGCCAACTCGGTTGCTTGTGAAGGTAGGGACCGCGTAGAAAGATGCGAGGTGTTTGGAAAATGGCGGGCCCGGATGGGAATGGCTGGGTTCGAGTTGAAGCCGGTGAGCCAAAATATAGCGGAGTCGTTGAAAGCACGACTCAGTTCGGGGAACCGGGTTAACCCGGGTTTTACTGTTAAAGAAGATAATGGTGGGGTTTGTTTCGGTTGGATGGGAAAAACTCTCACCGTCGCATCTGCTTGGCGTTAA